A window of the Molothrus ater isolate BHLD 08-10-18 breed brown headed cowbird unplaced genomic scaffold, BPBGC_Mater_1.1 matUn_MA696, whole genome shotgun sequence genome harbors these coding sequences:
- the LOC118701177 gene encoding uncharacterized protein LOC118701177 isoform X3, with translation MGISGTFRNLPEPSQLPQNLPRAAPSSWGSATPPWLGNREFLMGTSPGTFQNLPRSLRTFPDPPEPSQIPMEPSGTFPDPPEPSQIPMEPSGTFLGPSEPSQILQNHHRSPWNLPELSQLPQSLPRAAPSSWCSATPSWLGNREFLMGTSAGTFQNLPRSLRTFPDPPEPSQIPMEPSGTFPAPTEPSQIPMEPSGTFQNPPRSPWNLPEPSQIPLEPSRTFPDPPEPSQIPMEPSGTFQNHRRSPWNLLEPSRTLVDPPGTFQNLPKFPQEPPRPPGAPQDPSPKIPGPILGFFWGDFGEGFLGRILGFWGILGRILGFWGWILSFLGRILREFWRILGKDFEVFLGKDFGVLGDFGKDFGVLGMDFEFFGDGF, from the exons ATGGGCATCTCCGGAACCTTCCGGAACCTTCCGGAaccttcccagctcccccagaACCTTCCCAGAGCGGCTCCGTCATCGTGGGGCTCCGCAACGCCCCCATGGCTGGGAAATAGAGAATTCCTGATGGGAACATCTCCTGGAACCTTCCAGAAC CTTCCCAGGTCCCTCAGAACCTTCCCAGATCCTCCAGAACCATCACAGATCCCCATGGAACCTTCCGGAAC CTTCCCAGATCCTCCAGAACCATCACAGATCCCCATGGAACCTTCCGGAACCTTCCTAGGTCCCTCAGAACCTTCCCAGATCCTCCAGAACCATCACAGATCCCCATGGAACCTTCCGGAActttcccagctcccccagagcCTTCCCAGAGCGGCTCCGTCATCGTGGTGCTCCGCAACGCCCTCATGGCTGGGAAATAGAGAATTCCTGATGGGAACATCTGCTGGAACCTTCCAGAACCTTCCCAGGTCCCTCAGAACCTTCCCAGATCCTCCAGAACCATCACAGATCCCCATGGAACCTTCTGGAaccttcccagctcccacagaac CATCACAGATCCCCATGGAACCTTCCGGAACCTTCCAGAACCCTCCCAGATCCCCCTGGAAC CTTCCAGAACCCTCCCAGATCCCCCTGGAACCTTCCAGAACCTTCCCAGATCCTCCAGAACCATCACAGATCCCCATGGAACCTTCCGGAACTTTCCAGAACCATCGTAGATCCCCTTGGAACCTTCTGGAACCCTCCAGAACCCTCGTAGATCCCCCTGGAACCTTCCAGAAccttcccaaattcccccaggagcccccaagACCTCCAggagccccccaggacccctcccccaaaattcccggcccgattttggggtttttttggggggattttggggaaggatttttgggaaggattttggggttttgggggattttgggaaggattttggggttttggggatggattttgagttttttgggaCGGATTTTGAGGGAAttttggaggattttggggAAGGATTTCGAGGTTTTTTTGGggaaggattttggggttttgggggattttgggaaggattttggggttttggggatggattttgagttttttggggACGGATTTTGA
- the LOC118701177 gene encoding uncharacterized protein LOC118701177 isoform X7, producing MGISGTFRNLPEPSQLPQNLPRAAPSSWGSATPPWLGNREFLMGTSPGTFQNLPRSLRTFPDPPEPSQIPMEPSGTFPDPPEPSQIPMEPSGTFLGPSEPSQILQNHHRSPWNLPELSQLPQSLPRAAPSSWCSATPSWLGNREFLMGTSAGTFQNLPRSLRTFPDPPEPSQIPMEPSGTFPAPTEPSQIPMEPSGTFQNPPRSPWNLPEPSQILMEPSGTFQNPPRSPWNLPEPSQILQNHHRSPWNLLEPSRTLVDPPGTFQNLPKFPQEPPRPPGAPQDPSPKIPGPILGFFWGDFGEGFLGRILGFWGILGRILGFWGWILSFLGRILREFWRILGKDFEVFLGKDFGVLGDFGKDFGVLGMDFEFFGDGF from the exons ATGGGCATCTCCGGAACCTTCCGGAACCTTCCGGAaccttcccagctcccccagaACCTTCCCAGAGCGGCTCCGTCATCGTGGGGCTCCGCAACGCCCCCATGGCTGGGAAATAGAGAATTCCTGATGGGAACATCTCCTGGAACCTTCCAGAAC CTTCCCAGGTCCCTCAGAACCTTCCCAGATCCTCCAGAACCATCACAGATCCCCATGGAACCTTCCGGAAC CTTCCCAGATCCTCCAGAACCATCACAGATCCCCATGGAACCTTCCGGAACCTTCCTAGGTCCCTCAGAACCTTCCCAGATCCTCCAGAACCATCACAGATCCCCATGGAACCTTCCGGAActttcccagctcccccagagcCTTCCCAGAGCGGCTCCGTCATCGTGGTGCTCCGCAACGCCCTCATGGCTGGGAAATAGAGAATTCCTGATGGGAACATCTGCTGGAACCTTCCAGAACCTTCCCAGGTCCCTCAGAACCTTCCCAGATCCTCCAGAACCATCACAGATCCCCATGGAACCTTCTGGAaccttcccagctcccacagaac CATCACAGATCCCCATGGAACCTTCCGGAACCTTCCAGAACCCTCCCAGATCCCCCTGGAACCTTCCGGAACCCTCCCAGATCCTCATGGAACCTTCCGGAACCTTCCAGAACCCTCCCAGATCCCCCTGGAACCTTCCAGAACCTTCCCAGATCCTCCAGAACCATCACAGATCCCCATGGAAC CTTCTGGAACCCTCCAGAACCCTCGTAGATCCCCCTGGAACCTTCCAGAAccttcccaaattcccccaggagcccccaagACCTCCAggagccccccaggacccctcccccaaaattcccggcccgattttggggtttttttggggggattttggggaaggatttttgggaaggattttggggttttgggggattttgggaaggattttggggttttggggatggattttgagttttttgggaCGGATTTTGAGGGAAttttggaggattttggggAAGGATTTCGAGGTTTTTTTGGggaaggattttggggttttgggggattttgggaaggattttggggttttggggatggattttgagttttttggggACGGATTTTGA
- the LOC118701177 gene encoding uncharacterized protein LOC118701177 isoform X22: MGISGTFRNLPEPSQLPQNLPRAAPSSWGSATPPWLGNREFLMGTSPGTFQNLPRSLRTFPDPPEPSQIPMEPSGTFPDPPEPSQIPMEPSGTFLGPSEPSQILQNHHRSPWNLPELSQLPQSLPRAAPSSWCSATPSWLGNREFLMGTSAGTFQNLPRSLRTFPDPPEPSQIPMEPSGTFPDPPEPSQIPLEPSRTFQNHHRSPWNLPEPSQILQNHHRSPWNLLEPSRTLVDPPGTFQNLPKFPQEPPRPPGAPQDPSPKIPGPILGFFWGDFGEGFLGRILGFWGILGRILGFWGWILSFLGRILREFWRILGKDFEVFLGKDFGVLGDFGKDFGVLGMDFEFFGDGF, encoded by the exons ATGGGCATCTCCGGAACCTTCCGGAACCTTCCGGAaccttcccagctcccccagaACCTTCCCAGAGCGGCTCCGTCATCGTGGGGCTCCGCAACGCCCCCATGGCTGGGAAATAGAGAATTCCTGATGGGAACATCTCCTGGAACCTTCCAGAAC CTTCCCAGGTCCCTCAGAACCTTCCCAGATCCTCCAGAACCATCACAGATCCCCATGGAACCTTCCGGAAC CTTCCCAGATCCTCCAGAACCATCACAGATCCCCATGGAACCTTCCGGAACCTTCCTAGGTCCCTCAGAACCTTCCCAGATCCTCCAGAACCATCACAGATCCCCATGGAACCTTCCGGAActttcccagctcccccagagcCTTCCCAGAGCGGCTCCGTCATCGTGGTGCTCCGCAACGCCCTCATGGCTGGGAAATAGAGAATTCCTGATGGGAACATCTGCTGGAACCTTCCAGAACCTTCCCAGGTCCCTCAGAACCTTCCCAGATCCTCCAGAACCATCACAGATCCCCATGGAACCTTCTGGAac CTTCCCAGATCCTCCAGAACCCTCCCAGATACCCCTGGAACCTTCCAGAACTTTCCAGAACCATCACAGATCCCCATGGAAC CTTCCAGAACCTTCCCAGATCCTCCAGAACCATCACAGATCCCCATGGAAC CTTCTGGAACCCTCCAGAACCCTCGTAGATCCCCCTGGAACCTTCCAGAAccttcccaaattcccccaggagcccccaagACCTCCAggagccccccaggacccctcccccaaaattcccggcccgattttggggtttttttggggggattttggggaaggatttttgggaaggattttggggttttgggggattttgggaaggattttggggttttggggatggattttgagttttttgggaCGGATTTTGAGGGAAttttggaggattttggggAAGGATTTCGAGGTTTTTTTGGggaaggattttggggttttgggggattttgggaaggattttggggttttggggatggattttgagttttttggggACGGATTTTGA
- the LOC118701177 gene encoding uncharacterized protein LOC118701177 isoform X39: MGISGTFRNLPEPSQLPQNLPRAAPSSWGSATPPWLGNREFLMGTSPGTFQNLPRSLRTFPDPPEPSQIPMEPSGTFPGPSEPSQILQNHHRSPWNLPEPSQILQNHHRSPWNLLEPSQLPQNLPRAAPSSWCSATPSWLGSRDWWLWNLPEPSQNLPRSPWNLPEPSQIPLEPSRTLPDPPGTFQNLPRSSRTITDPHGTFQNLPKFPQEPPRPPGAPQDPSPKIPGPILGFFWGDFGEGFLGRILGFWGILGRILGFWGWILSFLGRILREFWRILGKDFEVFLGKDFGVLGDFGKDFGVLGMDFEFFGDGF, translated from the exons ATGGGCATCTCCGGAACCTTCCGGAACCTTCCGGAaccttcccagctcccccagaACCTTCCCAGAGCGGCTCCGTCATCGTGGGGCTCCGCAACGCCCCCATGGCTGGGAAATAGAGAATTCCTGATGGGAACATCTCCTGGAACCTTCCAGAAC CTTCCCAGGTCCCTCAGAACCTTCCCAGATCCTCCAGAACCATCACAGATCCCCATGGAACCTTCCGGAAC CTTCCCAGGTCCCTCAGAACCTTCCCAGATCCTCCAGAACCATCACAGATCCCCATGGAACCTTCCGGAAC CTTCCCAGATCCTCCAGAACCATCACAGATCCCCATGGAACCTTCTGGAaccttcccagctcccacagaaccTTCCCAGAGCGGCTCCGTCATCGTGGTGCTCCGCAACGCCCTCATGGCTGGGAAGTAGGGATTGGTGGCTTTGGAACCTTCCAGAACCTTCTCAGAACCTTCCCAGATCCCCTTGGAAC CTTCCAGAACCCTCCCAGATCCCCCTGGAAC CTTCCAGAACCCTCCCAGATCCCCCTGGAACCTTCCAGAACCTTCCCAGATCCTCCAGAACCATCACAGATCCCCATGGAAC CTTCCAGAAccttcccaaattcccccaggagcccccaagACCTCCAggagccccccaggacccctcccccaaaattcccggcccgattttggggtttttttggggggattttggggaaggatttttgggaaggattttggggttttgggggattttgggaaggattttggggttttggggatggattttgagttttttgggaCGGATTTTGAGGGAAttttggaggattttggggAAGGATTTCGAGGTTTTTTTGGggaaggattttggggttttgggggattttgggaaggattttggggttttggggatggattttgagttttttggggACGGATTTTGA
- the LOC118701177 gene encoding uncharacterized protein LOC118701177 isoform X17: protein MGISGTFRNLPEPSQLPQNLPRAAPSSWGSATPPWLGNREFLMGTSPGTFQNLPRSLRTFPDPPEPSQIPMEPSGTFPDPPEPSQIPMEPSGTFLGPSEPSQILQNHHRSPWNLPELSQLPQSLPRAAPSSWCSATPSWLGNREFLMGTSAGTFQNLPRSLRTFPDPPEPSQIPMEPSGTFPAPTEPSQIPMEPSGTFQNPPRSPWNLPEPSQIPLEPSRTFPDPPEPSQIPMEPSGTLQNPRRSPWNLPEPSQIPPGAPKTSRSPPGPLPQNSRPDFGVFLGGFWGRIFGKDFGVLGDFGKDFGVLGMDFEFFGTDFEGILEDFGEGFRGFFGEGFWGFGGFWEGFWGFGDGF from the exons ATGGGCATCTCCGGAACCTTCCGGAACCTTCCGGAaccttcccagctcccccagaACCTTCCCAGAGCGGCTCCGTCATCGTGGGGCTCCGCAACGCCCCCATGGCTGGGAAATAGAGAATTCCTGATGGGAACATCTCCTGGAACCTTCCAGAAC CTTCCCAGGTCCCTCAGAACCTTCCCAGATCCTCCAGAACCATCACAGATCCCCATGGAACCTTCCGGAAC CTTCCCAGATCCTCCAGAACCATCACAGATCCCCATGGAACCTTCCGGAACCTTCCTAGGTCCCTCAGAACCTTCCCAGATCCTCCAGAACCATCACAGATCCCCATGGAACCTTCCGGAActttcccagctcccccagagcCTTCCCAGAGCGGCTCCGTCATCGTGGTGCTCCGCAACGCCCTCATGGCTGGGAAATAGAGAATTCCTGATGGGAACATCTGCTGGAACCTTCCAGAACCTTCCCAGGTCCCTCAGAACCTTCCCAGATCCTCCAGAACCATCACAGATCCCCATGGAACCTTCTGGAaccttcccagctcccacagaac CATCACAGATCCCCATGGAACCTTCCGGAACCTTCCAGAACCCTCCCAGATCCCCCTGGAAC CTTCCAGAACCCTCCCAGATCCCCCTGGAACCTTCCAGAACCTTCCCAGATCCTCCAGAACCATCACAGATCCCCATGGAAC CTTCTGGAACCCTCCAGAACCCTCGTAGATCCCCCTGGAACCTTCCAGAAccttcccaaattcccccaggagcccccaagACCTCCAggagccccccaggacccctcccccaaaattcccggcccgattttggggtttttttggggggattttggggaaggatttttgggaaggattttggggttttgggggattttgggaaggattttggggttttggggatggattttgagttttttgggaCGGATTTTGAGGGAAttttggaggattttggggAAGGATTTCGAGGTTTTTTTGGggaaggattttggggttttgggggattttgggaaggattttggggttttggggatggattttga
- the LOC118701177 gene encoding uncharacterized protein LOC118701177 isoform X16 yields MGISGTFRNLPEPSQLPQNLPRAAPSSWGSATPPWLGNREFLMGTSPGTFQNLPRSLRTFPDPPEPSQIPMEPSGTFPDPPEPSQIPMEPSGTFLGPSEPSQILQNHHRSPWNLPELSQLPQSLPRAAPSSWCSATPSWLGNREFLMGTSAGTFQNLPRSLRTFPDPPEPSQIPMEPSGTFPAPTEPSQIPMEPSGTFQNPPRSPWNLPEPSQILMEPSGTFQNPPRSPWNLPEPSQILQNHHRSPWNLPEPSQIPPGAPKTSRSPPGPLPQNSRPDFGVFLGGFWGRIFGKDFGVLGDFGKDFGVLGMDFEFFGTDFEGILEDFGEGFRGFFGEGFWGFGGFWEGFWGFGDGF; encoded by the exons ATGGGCATCTCCGGAACCTTCCGGAACCTTCCGGAaccttcccagctcccccagaACCTTCCCAGAGCGGCTCCGTCATCGTGGGGCTCCGCAACGCCCCCATGGCTGGGAAATAGAGAATTCCTGATGGGAACATCTCCTGGAACCTTCCAGAAC CTTCCCAGGTCCCTCAGAACCTTCCCAGATCCTCCAGAACCATCACAGATCCCCATGGAACCTTCCGGAAC CTTCCCAGATCCTCCAGAACCATCACAGATCCCCATGGAACCTTCCGGAACCTTCCTAGGTCCCTCAGAACCTTCCCAGATCCTCCAGAACCATCACAGATCCCCATGGAACCTTCCGGAActttcccagctcccccagagcCTTCCCAGAGCGGCTCCGTCATCGTGGTGCTCCGCAACGCCCTCATGGCTGGGAAATAGAGAATTCCTGATGGGAACATCTGCTGGAACCTTCCAGAACCTTCCCAGGTCCCTCAGAACCTTCCCAGATCCTCCAGAACCATCACAGATCCCCATGGAACCTTCTGGAaccttcccagctcccacagaac CATCACAGATCCCCATGGAACCTTCCGGAACCTTCCAGAACCCTCCCAGATCCCCCTGGAACCTTCCGGAACCCTCCCAGATCCTCATGGAACCTTCCGGAACCTTCCAGAACCCTCCCAGATCCCCCTGGAACCTTCCAGAACCTTCCCAGATCCTCCAGAACCATCACAGATCCCCATGGAAC CTTCCAGAAccttcccaaattcccccaggagcccccaagACCTCCAggagccccccaggacccctcccccaaaattcccggcccgattttggggtttttttggggggattttggggaaggatttttgggaaggattttggggttttgggggattttgggaaggattttggggttttggggatggattttgagttttttgggaCGGATTTTGAGGGAAttttggaggattttggggAAGGATTTCGAGGTTTTTTTGGggaaggattttggggttttgggggattttgggaaggattttggggttttggggatggattttga
- the LOC118701177 gene encoding uncharacterized protein LOC118701177 isoform X21, which produces MGISGTFRNLPEPSQLPQNLPRAAPSSWGSATPPWLGNREFLMGTSPGTFQNLPRSLRTFPDPPEPSQIPMEPSGTFPDPPEPSQIPMEPSGTFLGPSEPSQILQNHHRSPWNLPELSQLPQSLPRAAPSSWCSATPSWLGNREFLMGTSAGTFQNLPRSLRTFPDPPEPSQIPMEPSGTFPDPPEPSQIPLEPSRTFQNHHRSPWNLPEPSRTLPDPPGTFQNLPRSSRTITDPHGTFQNLPKFPQEPPRPPGAPQDPSPKIPGPILGFFWGDFGEGFLGRILGFWGILGRILGFWGWILSFLGRILREFWRILGKDFEVFLGKDFGVLGDFGKDFGVLGMDFEFFGDGF; this is translated from the exons ATGGGCATCTCCGGAACCTTCCGGAACCTTCCGGAaccttcccagctcccccagaACCTTCCCAGAGCGGCTCCGTCATCGTGGGGCTCCGCAACGCCCCCATGGCTGGGAAATAGAGAATTCCTGATGGGAACATCTCCTGGAACCTTCCAGAAC CTTCCCAGGTCCCTCAGAACCTTCCCAGATCCTCCAGAACCATCACAGATCCCCATGGAACCTTCCGGAAC CTTCCCAGATCCTCCAGAACCATCACAGATCCCCATGGAACCTTCCGGAACCTTCCTAGGTCCCTCAGAACCTTCCCAGATCCTCCAGAACCATCACAGATCCCCATGGAACCTTCCGGAActttcccagctcccccagagcCTTCCCAGAGCGGCTCCGTCATCGTGGTGCTCCGCAACGCCCTCATGGCTGGGAAATAGAGAATTCCTGATGGGAACATCTGCTGGAACCTTCCAGAACCTTCCCAGGTCCCTCAGAACCTTCCCAGATCCTCCAGAACCATCACAGATCCCCATGGAACCTTCTGGAac CTTCCCAGATCCTCCAGAACCCTCCCAGATACCCCTGGAACCTTCCAGAACTTTCCAGAACCATCACAGATCCCCATGGAAC CTTCCGGAACCTTCCAGAACCCTCCCAGATCCCCCTGGAACCTTCCAGAACCTTCCCAGATCCTCCAGAACCATCACAGATCCCCATGGAAC CTTCCAGAAccttcccaaattcccccaggagcccccaagACCTCCAggagccccccaggacccctcccccaaaattcccggcccgattttggggtttttttggggggattttggggaaggatttttgggaaggattttggggttttgggggattttgggaaggattttggggttttggggatggattttgagttttttgggaCGGATTTTGAGGGAAttttggaggattttggggAAGGATTTCGAGGTTTTTTTGGggaaggattttggggttttgggggattttgggaaggattttggggttttggggatggattttgagttttttggggACGGATTTTGA
- the LOC118701177 gene encoding uncharacterized protein LOC118701177 isoform X37: MGISGTFRNLPEPSQLPQNLPRAAPSSWGSATPPWLGNREFLMGTSPGTFQNLPRSLRTFPDPPEPSQIPMEPSGTFPGPSEPSQILQNHHRSPWNLPEPSQILQNHHRSPWNLLEPSQLPQNLPRAAPSSWCSATPSWLGSRDWWLWNLPEPSQNLPRSPWNLLEPSQILQNPPRYPWNLPELSRTITDPHGTFQNLPRSSRTITDPHGTFQNLPKFPQEPPRPPGAPQDPSPKIPGPILGFFWGDFGEGFLGRILGFWGILGRILGFWGWILSFLGRILREFWRILGKDFEVFLGKDFGVLGDFGKDFGVLGMDFEFFGDGF, encoded by the exons ATGGGCATCTCCGGAACCTTCCGGAACCTTCCGGAaccttcccagctcccccagaACCTTCCCAGAGCGGCTCCGTCATCGTGGGGCTCCGCAACGCCCCCATGGCTGGGAAATAGAGAATTCCTGATGGGAACATCTCCTGGAACCTTCCAGAAC CTTCCCAGGTCCCTCAGAACCTTCCCAGATCCTCCAGAACCATCACAGATCCCCATGGAACCTTCCGGAAC CTTCCCAGGTCCCTCAGAACCTTCCCAGATCCTCCAGAACCATCACAGATCCCCATGGAACCTTCCGGAAC CTTCCCAGATCCTCCAGAACCATCACAGATCCCCATGGAACCTTCTGGAaccttcccagctcccacagaaccTTCCCAGAGCGGCTCCGTCATCGTGGTGCTCCGCAACGCCCTCATGGCTGGGAAGTAGGGATTGGTGGCTTTGGAACCTTCCAGAACCTTCTCAGAACCTTCCCAGATCCCCTTGGAACCTTCTAGAACCTTCCCAGATCCTCCAGAACCCTCCCAGATACCCCTGGAACCTTCCAGAACTTTCCAGAACCATCACAGATCCCCATGGAAC CTTCCAGAACCTTCCCAGATCCTCCAGAACCATCACAGATCCCCATGGAAC CTTCCAGAAccttcccaaattcccccaggagcccccaagACCTCCAggagccccccaggacccctcccccaaaattcccggcccgattttggggtttttttggggggattttggggaaggatttttgggaaggattttggggttttgggggattttgggaaggattttggggttttggggatggattttgagttttttgggaCGGATTTTGAGGGAAttttggaggattttggggAAGGATTTCGAGGTTTTTTTGGggaaggattttggggttttgggggattttgggaaggattttggggttttggggatggattttgagttttttggggACGGATTTTGA
- the LOC118701177 gene encoding uncharacterized protein LOC118701177 isoform X33, with the protein MGISGTFRNLPEPSQLPQNLPRAAPSSWGSATPPWLGNREFLMGTSPGTFQNLPRSLRTFPDPPEPSQIPMEPSGTFPGPSEPSQILQNHHRSPWNLPEPSQILQNHHRSPWNLLEPSQLPQNLPRAAPSSWCSATPSWLGSRDWWLWNLPEPSQNLPRSPWNLPEPSQIPLEPSRTFPDPPEPSQIPMEPSGTFQNHRRSPWNLLEPSRTLVDPPGTFQNLPKFPQEPPRPPGAPQDPSPKIPGPILGFFWGDFGEGFLGRILGFWGILGRILGFWGWILSFLGRILREFWRILGKDFEVFLGKDFGVLGDFGKDFGVLGMDFEFFGDGF; encoded by the exons ATGGGCATCTCCGGAACCTTCCGGAACCTTCCGGAaccttcccagctcccccagaACCTTCCCAGAGCGGCTCCGTCATCGTGGGGCTCCGCAACGCCCCCATGGCTGGGAAATAGAGAATTCCTGATGGGAACATCTCCTGGAACCTTCCAGAAC CTTCCCAGGTCCCTCAGAACCTTCCCAGATCCTCCAGAACCATCACAGATCCCCATGGAACCTTCCGGAAC CTTCCCAGGTCCCTCAGAACCTTCCCAGATCCTCCAGAACCATCACAGATCCCCATGGAACCTTCCGGAAC CTTCCCAGATCCTCCAGAACCATCACAGATCCCCATGGAACCTTCTGGAaccttcccagctcccacagaaccTTCCCAGAGCGGCTCCGTCATCGTGGTGCTCCGCAACGCCCTCATGGCTGGGAAGTAGGGATTGGTGGCTTTGGAACCTTCCAGAACCTTCTCAGAACCTTCCCAGATCCCCTTGGAAC CTTCCAGAACCCTCCCAGATCCCCCTGGAACCTTCCAGAACCTTCCCAGATCCTCCAGAACCATCACAGATCCCCATGGAACCTTCCGGAACTTTCCAGAACCATCGTAGATCCCCTTGGAACCTTCTGGAACCCTCCAGAACCCTCGTAGATCCCCCTGGAACCTTCCAGAAccttcccaaattcccccaggagcccccaagACCTCCAggagccccccaggacccctcccccaaaattcccggcccgattttggggtttttttggggggattttggggaaggatttttgggaaggattttggggttttgggggattttgggaaggattttggggttttggggatggattttgagttttttgggaCGGATTTTGAGGGAAttttggaggattttggggAAGGATTTCGAGGTTTTTTTGGggaaggattttggggttttgggggattttgggaaggattttggggttttggggatggattttgagttttttggggACGGATTTTGA
- the LOC118701177 gene encoding MAPK-interacting and spindle-stabilizing protein-like isoform X13, which yields MGISGTFRNLPEPSQLPQNLPRAAPSSWGSATPPWLGNREFLMGTSPGTFQNLPRSLRTFPDPPEPSQIPMEPSGTFPDPPEPSQIPMEPSGTFLGPSEPSQILQNHHRSPWNLPRSSRTITDPHGTFWNLPSSHRTFPERLRHRGAPQRPHGWEVGIGGFGTFQNLLRTFPDPLGTFQNPPRSPWNLPEPSQIPLEPSRTFPDPPEPSQIPMEPSGTFQNHRRSPWNLLEPSRTLVDPPGTFQNLPKFPQEPPRPPGAPQDPSPKIPGPILGFFWGDFGEGFLGRILGFWGILGRILGFWGWILSFLGRILREFWRILGKDFEVFLGKDFGVLGDFGKDFGVLGMDFEFFGDGF from the exons ATGGGCATCTCCGGAACCTTCCGGAACCTTCCGGAaccttcccagctcccccagaACCTTCCCAGAGCGGCTCCGTCATCGTGGGGCTCCGCAACGCCCCCATGGCTGGGAAATAGAGAATTCCTGATGGGAACATCTCCTGGAACCTTCCAGAAC CTTCCCAGGTCCCTCAGAACCTTCCCAGATCCTCCAGAACCATCACAGATCCCCATGGAACCTTCCGGAAC CTTCCCAGATCCTCCAGAACCATCACAGATCCCCATGGAACCTTCCGGAACCTTCCTAGGTCCCTCAGAACCTTCCCAGATCCTCCAGAACCATCACAGATCCCCATGGAAC CTTCCCAGATCCTCCAGAACCATCACAGATCCCCATGGAACCTTCTGGAaccttcccagctcccacagaaccTTCCCAGAGCGGCTCCGTCATCGTGGTGCTCCGCAACGCCCTCATGGCTGGGAAGTAGGGATTGGTGGCTTTGGAACCTTCCAGAACCTTCTCAGAACCTTCCCAGATCCCCTTGGAAC CTTCCAGAACCCTCCCAGATCCCCCTGGAAC CTTCCAGAACCCTCCCAGATCCCCCTGGAACCTTCCAGAACCTTCCCAGATCCTCCAGAACCATCACAGATCCCCATGGAACCTTCCGGAACTTTCCAGAACCATCGTAGATCCCCTTGGAACCTTCTGGAACCCTCCAGAACCCTCGTAGATCCCCCTGGAACCTTCCAGAAccttcccaaattcccccaggagcccccaagACCTCCAggagccccccaggacccctcccccaaaattcccggcccgattttggggtttttttggggggattttggggaaggatttttgggaaggattttggggttttgggggattttgggaaggattttggggttttggggatggattttgagttttttgggaCGGATTTTGAGGGAAttttggaggattttggggAAGGATTTCGAGGTTTTTTTGGggaaggattttggggttttgggggattttgggaaggattttggggttttggggatggattttgagttttttggggACGGATTTTGA